TTCAGGCATGTCCAAACCAAGAGACACTGCAGGAACTGGGTCAATATTTTGCCCGACAGGAACGTATGGTGTCTGCCTTAGATATTTTGGATTAAGTCCCAAGAACAAATGTGTCATGACTGTGTTGCCTGCAGCCACCATGTAATTGATGGAATCCCTGGTCGTTCTGCTTAATTCAAGCGTTTCATTTATAATCTCGTTAAGCCCCAGGACCACACTCTGCTGCAACTTTTCCGACCCATCTCTTTTCAGCGCGAATACTATTCTGCTGATAACGTCGTCGCCCATGGAAATTTGAGGGTTGTATCGAGAAGCTCTGGCAAGGACCTCTCCGGTATCAATGTTGACCAGTTCCCCCCAAAGAGATGTGGTTCCGATATCGACCGCCAACGCGGTCTTCAGTGAAGTCTTGGCGGTAGATGATACCTTCAACAATCGATAGAGCGGTTGGATTCCAGGAAGCCGCTCAGGTTGGAGAGTTGCGGAAAAATGCCAGTTCTGTTCACGAACTTCATTTGGAATACTTTTCAGGACCTCTAACGGAGCCGTAACGGGAGATATCCCATGTTCAATTTTCAAGGTACGGATAATCCGTTCATAGTCACTGGTGTTATCATCCAACCTTGGTGGTTGAGGATTCAGTTCCGCCGTTATGGTCAGCGGATTCAGCTCAGGTATTATTGGTGATTCCATCGGACGGGCCATCGATTTCATCCTTTCGGCCTCATCTCTTGGAATTACCTTTCTGCCGACCTTGGCTTTCGGAACTTCGACTGTGACATTAGAAACAAGTTTTGTTTTACACGCCAGGACAAACCCTTCCATTCTTTCTTCAGGCTTTATCTTCTCGTTAGATTCCGAATAAACCTCTCCCTCGACAACTTTGACTTTACATTGAGCGCATGCCCCGGAGCCGCCACAAGCCGCTGGAATGAATACTCCCGCTTCTAACGCCGCATCCAGAAGAGACATTCCAGATTGTGTTTCGATGGTAATATTGTCAGGAAGAAATTGAACCCTAATTCTTTTGATCATTATTCCTCCACATGAGCAACGAAGACGCCACTTCCCCTCGGAATTTTTGGATTAAGTTTAAAGAGCCTAACCAGTATCCAAAACGTCATCTTGGAGCTAATGTATCTTTTCTATTAGAACAAGCGCCTATATACGGATGGCTTTCTGCTTTTTCGTTATTAATTTAGAATATGACATTTATCTAACACGACACAATATATGAATTTAAGAGTTTGTGAAATTTTCAAGAGTATACAGGGCGAATCCTCTTTCGCCGGCATGCCTTTTGTCATTGTTAGAATGACCGGTTGCAACCTTCGTTGTTCTTACTGCGACACCCAATATGCTTGGGAAGAAGGTCGTGAAATAGAATTACTGGATTTGATCCAACTTGTTAGAGATTTTGAAACTAAGCATGTGCTTCTGACGGGTGGAGAACCGCTGGCTCAACGCGGATCACTCGAGCTTGCTAACCGCCTTTCTTTGGAGAACTTTATTGTTTTGGTGGAGACTAACGGTTCAATGGATATATCACCGCTAGCCGGCAATGTGATTGTGATCATGGATATCAAGTGCCCAGGCAGTCAACAGTCTCACATGATGAACTGGGATAACATATCAGCGTTACGCCCAACCGATGAAGTGAAGTTCGTATTGTCCGACAGAGCGGATTACGAGTGGGCAAAGGAAATTCTTTCGAAATACTTCGCCGATCTTCCTCAGCGCATTCTTATGTCAGCGGTATTTGGCAAATTGTCGACAAGCGACCTGGCTGGTTGGATTCTGTCTGACAATCTCCGAGTAAGACTTCAGTTACAATTACACAAGTATATCTGGCCGGACCAGATCAGAGGCGTATGAGAAGCCCAATTCAATCGGACGCTCTTCAGGGGTGACGGCTTGCGGGCTATGTTGTCATCTGAAGAATATATGTAATAAGTTGACCATTTATGGCTTTTTGTTATATAATATTATTAAAGTATTTCAATAGCGGGGAGAGCCCCTGGGACAAGGTGTCCAATCTCGAAAGGAGTTTTTTCATGAAAAGGATAGTAGGCGCTCTTTTAACTCTACTTCTGGCTTTCTCTGCCCCAGCCGTCAGCTTGGCCGAAGAAGAAATCTACTGGGGGCAGGCCCCACCAACCAGTTCGGACATTACGGACAAAGATTTTTCCATTGATTTCGAAAAGCCTCAAGATCTGAAAACCTTCGGTGACCAGGAAATTTATGACACATACAAGGCTAGGGATTTGGCCCCGGAGCCTCAGAACGAAAATGAGACAAACGCCGCTTCCCGGGCGTCGACTCCGATTCAACCTGAACCTGTGGTCAGAACGGCGCCACCAATCAGGACCAATATAGGCGCTCCCTCGTCCACACAAAGACAGGCCCCAACAAATACAGGCCCTGCGAGAGTGGTACCGGCGACTCCTAAACCGGCTGAAACAACGCCTGGATCATCCAGGCCCGCTTCCAACTCGGAAACCGCCGTTAATAGTAACAATCAGCCATCTCCCGCTAATGAGGGACTCGACAGACCATCGACCAAGAAAATGAAATGGGGACAGACTGAGTCTAGCGCCGATGAATCTTCAGCCAAATTTCAATGGGGCAAGAAGAATCAGTGATTATTACCGAACAAAATTAGGTTATTAGTATCGTTCAGATTAATTTGCTTTTTAAGACTTCCGAATTTAGTATGTTGACCACTGTTCCGGCGTCCTGGTTTCAGACGCCGGTTTATTTTTGAGAAAATAGATTTGGCGTTTGACGCTGCAAGCTTGGTTGGTTTTACCTCACTTGAATTTGTCCAATACGAAAAATTTTCTAAGGAACATATTAATTGGATTTAAGGGTTTCTTTGTAGATCCATTCGTCCTGTCGCACAATCCCCCGTGGTTTGACGCTCGAGGAGTCTTTGTAGGGCTTTTTATCGGCACGGGCATCCCCCTTGGAGCCCAGACGATTTGTTTGGGTCTGTTCAGATTGGCCGTACGATTCAATGTGATTTTGGCGTTAGCGTTTACCTGGGTCAATAACCCTCTAACCGTGGCGCCAATGTATTACGGGTTTTACCTGATTGGATCGTTTGTGTTGAACAAACCTGCTGTAACAGATTTACAGCAATTTTACCTCTTAATTACCCCTGTTCTTCAAGCTAAAGAGATTCTTATAGCTATAAGACAATTTCTCGCATTAGGCTCGGACATTATTCTGAGTTGGTTTGTTGGGGCTTTTCTTACGGCTATACCTCTGGGGTTCGCAGGGTATTTTGTAACCTTGCGGATTCAAACGTCCCGAGCGATAAAACGCGCTTCGTTAACCCGGATTTCGCCCTAGTCTGTCCACAATCAGAACAGTCAAACACCACTGATCGGCTGACTTAAATCTAACGACCCCTTTTTCACTTGAACCCACCTTAGCGACTTTTTTTCACACCAACTCGCTCACAGTAGTCGAATATCGCGCATCTGGAACAAAATGGAGAAATAGGAGCACAGACATTTTGGCCCCAAGTTACCAAAAGATCATTGTATTCGATCCAATAGTCAACGGGCAATTTTTCGCGAAGAACCATTTCAGTTTGTTCCGGGGTCCTGGTTTTGACGTACCCGAGTCTGTTGCTTATCCTGTGCACATGTGTATCCACGCACACCCCTAGTTTGCCGAAGCCCAATGTTACAACCAGGTTCGCGGTTTTTCGACCTACACCTTTCAGCTTCAGAAGTTCATCCAGATCGTCTGGAACCTTTCCGTCGTAATCATTAATAAGCCTGTCACAAATGCTTCTCAGTGTTTTGGCTTTGGTTTTGTAGAAACCTACCGGAAAGATCAGGGCGGCTATTTGGCCCTCCTCTAGGGCCAACAGTTCCATCGGGGTTGAAGCCACCTCAAATAAACGCTTAGAAGCCGCACGAGTAACTTCGTCCTTGGTGCGGAGCGATAGTATTGTCGCCATGAGAACCTCAAAGGGCGATTTCTTGCGCTGTGAAATCTCCGTAACTATGGGAACTCGCATAGCGCCTACCGCTTTGCGCAGTATCTCTACCACCTTGCGGATATCAGTCTTTACCGTGCCTACTCCTTTCAATAATGTGGAGACTATCCAAACCACTCAATATTTTATTCCCACTTTTTTCCGAACGTCTTCTATTGTGGGAAAAGCTATTTCTCTGGCTTTTCTAGCTCCATCAGCCAATATTGATCTTATATGGCCAGGATCGGCCATTAATTTCTTTTTTTCGAGTCTCTGGGATCGAAACATCTCCCATAGAATTTCGACCAACTCTTTTTTGATGGCTCCGTAGGAGGCGCCACCCTCAATGTACATGCGTTTGACATCTCTAACCCTGTCTTCAGAAGCGAAATGCCTGTAAATCTGAAAAAGACTGCACGTTTCGGGATCCTTAGGCTGATCGACTGGCGTAGAATCAGTTTTGACGCTCATAACTTTTTTACGGAGCGCTTTCTCATCGAGAAATATCTCAATAGTGTTGCCGTATGACTTGGACATTTTTTGCCCATCCACTCCGGGCACCGTGGCTACTTGATCATTTATTTCTCCGTCTGGAACAACAAATGTTTCCCCATAGACTCCGTTAAACTTGACGGCTATGTCTCTAGTAACCTCAATATGTTGTTTCTGGTCCTTTCCGACCGGCACTACGTTGGCCTGATACAGCAAAATATCCGCAGCCATTAATACCGGATACGCGAAAAGCCCGTGATTAGGAGAAATTCCTTTGGCTATTTTGTCTTTATAAGAGTGACAGCGTTCAAGCAGCCCCATTGGAGTAACGCAGGTAAGTATCCAGGACAACTCCACAACTTCAGGCACATCGGATTGGACCCAGAAGATAGACCGATCAGGATCCAGACCTAGAGCAAGAAAATCCGAGGCGGCTTCCAACGTCCCTTCGGCAAGTCGTTCACCATCCGTCACACTCGTCATGGCGTGTAAATTGACTATAAATACAAAAAGAAGACTCCTGTCCATATAGGAAATCATTGGTTTCATCATTGCAAGGTAGTTTCCCAGATGAAGCGCTCCACTTGGTTGAATGCCCGAAAGAACTCGCAAAATAATAACTCCTTTCTAAGAGGCGCCGGCGCAAAACTGATTGTCGATTGGATTAGAAGCCGTTTACTATAATTCCATGATCCGGTCAACAATCGCTGCTTTTCCCAGCCTATAAATCAGAATTTCATTAATAGACAATCAAATTAGCCCATTAGTCAAATTTTGTGATAGTTTGTTCAGTGATTGATAAAAGACCGAAACCTTTAACCTTGCCTGACTGTTATCAGTCATCACGAAAGGATGAACATGTATCTTCCAGAAATTTTTAAACAGTTCGTGGAACGCCATGGAGAAGTGGCGGACAAATTTAGGGAAGTGGGCGAGCTTTGCTCTAAGGCCGGGCGCCTCGACGCCAAAACTCAACACCTGATTCAACTTGGAATCTCCGTGGGCGCAGGCTCAAAAGGAGGTGTCAGGTCCCACGCAAGACGCGCATTGGAAGCCGGGGCGTCGAAAGATGATTTGCTCCAGGCTACATTGCTTTCCGCCACGATAGTCGGATTCCCGGCGATGATAGCCGCTTACGGGTGGGTTCAGGAAATGTTGCCACACGCAGAGAAGAGTTAGCCCCTTGGCGCCGTAGGTTGCGCATTTTTTTATTTTATCTTTTCAGCGGCCTTGCCATACAGGGTTCTTTTTTTCAAGAAAGGCTTTGATTCCATTTTGCGCGTCTTGTGTCATAAGGTTCAACGTCATGACCTCGGTCGCATGGTCGTAAGCCTTGTTTTCAGGCATGTCGATCTGCGCGTAGAAAGCCTTTTTCCCAATAGCCAAAGTCAACGGGCTCGATTTGGCGATCGCTTCCGCCACATCTTGAGTAGTTTTTTCCAATTCCGCTTCAGGGGTGATTCGGTTAACAAGACCGTAAAGCTCTGCCTCCTTTGCTGAAACAAAGCGTCCTGTCATAAGCATTTCAAGGGCGCTTTTCCTTCCTATGGCCCTGCTGAGCGCAACCATGGGACCGCTACAAAAAAGCCCTATTTTTACGCCCGGCGTAGCAAACCGCGCTGTCTCCGTGCAAATGGAAAGATCACATTGAGCCGCTAACTGGCACCCTGCGGCCGTGGCTACCCCGTGAATCTGGGCGATGACAATCTGTGAGATCTCATGTATGAGCAGCATCATGTCCGAGCATTGTCTGAAAATAAATTTATATTCCGTAACATCCCCGTCAATCATTTCCGTCAGATTGTGACCCGAACAAAAATGCCTTCCTGCGGCCTTAATTATTATGACCTTTGTTGAAGCTTCGTCGCGGAACGTCTTGAGCGCGCAGGTTACTTCTAAAATCATATTCTTGGACAACGCGTTGGCGGTATGCGGCGAGTTCAGGGTTATTGTACCAATGGAATTTGAGGCGCTGACAATAATGTCTTTGTAATCCATAGTGTTTCCTCTTTGTTGAATTGTTAGCTATAATGCTGGAGCGATTTGTGATTCAGTTTCTTGAAATTCTATCCTAGGGTCAATGGATATGATAAAAAAACCATCAGAATCGGCGTCAATTAATTCAAATATTGTTCCTCAATTCTCTCTCGAACTTTTCTAGATCGCCTTTTATTTATGAACAGGATTCGCTCACTATTTTTGTTCCGTTTCAAAATGTCGTCGCTAGTTGTTTTGGCCTGCGTTTCATGGGCATTACCACCCATTCTCAGTAATGCTCAAACCCAGCACGCGGGGAAGCCTCAAGAACAATTATCGGTGGCCGCATTGATCTCTAAAGCTAAGCTGCTTAATGAAAAGAATAATTTTGCAATGGCTGTCAGATATCTGAATGAAGCTTTGAAACGGTCTCCTAAATCTGTTGAAGCGTATTTGTTGCGCGGAGAGGCTCTTGACAGGATGGGTCTCCCCATGAAGGCTCTTCAAGACTTCAATAAATACATCGGCTTGCGGCCGAATGATCTCGAAGGCTACATTAAGAGAGGTGATACCAACAATTTCAATCATGACCCTAAGGCGGCCATCGTTGATTACGACAAGGCTCTGCATTTTGTCCCGGATTCAAGGTCCGCCCTTCTGGGGCGAGGTATGGCCTATGCAAGTCTTGAGCGCTATGATCTTGCCATACGGGATTATGAATCCCTATTGAACAAATATCCCTGGGACCACGAGGCGTGGGCAAATTTGGGAATCGTTTACGCTCACATAGGAAAAAAGGACCAGGCGCTTCAGAGTTTCACAAAAGCTCTGAAGGTTGAGCAAAACAGCGAATGGAGGGCCAAAATAAATCGTATGATGGACGAACTCTCAGTCTCTTCTAAATCCGAAAAACCAAAACGCAAGGGGCCAACACGGTTTCCGATGAACCGAGACTCCAGATTGTGGTAAGAAACCACATGCGTTCTGGAAATCAACGTAGCCCTGCATTTGAATCCAGAAACCGGAATTCCCTATGCGACCTGCTCTTGTCGCCATCAAGATCGATTTATTTACTGGCCGCTGACAGCAAGAATTTCAACTACCATTGAAGGCGCTCCGACATTTCCAAAGAATTCAAAATCAGAACCTAAGAAAATGACTTTTCTGAAAAGGTCGAGCAGATTCCCGGCTATTGCTATCCCTTTAACAGGGCGAACTATTTGTCCGCCAGAAATCAGGAAACCCGAAGCTCCTACCGAGAAATCTCCTGTAATCGGATTCGCCGTGTGCAATCCCATCACTTCGGTAATCATGATCCCTGAGTTCAACTCCTTCATCAGATCCGGAATCTCCAGATTTCCTTTTTGAATAAAGAGATTGGTTATCCCGTTGAATGGGGTACTATCAAAGCCTGGACGCCTGCAATTGCCAGTGATTGACGCTTTCATTTTACGACTGTGATAGCTGTCGGAAAGTAAAGATTCGATTCTTCCGGTTCCGACAACTGTAGTGCGCCTGGCCGGAGTCCCTTCTCCATCGAACGGAAAAGCGTAGGCCCCATCTGTGTCCAGACCACTGTCGAATATGTTGATTAATGGAGAAAAGACCTCAACCCCAATTGTTATTCGTGGAGAGGCCGTCTTCTTAAAATGACTTTCAGCGAGAAAAGTATTTGAAAGGGTCTCGAGAAAGCTGGCAGCCACAATATTTTCGATCAGAACCGGACATTTCATAGAAGAAATCCGTTCCCCGCCCAGTCTCTTAATAGCTCGGTCCGAAGCGATGTGAGCCAAACGAACAGGATCAAGATCCCTTGGGTTCCTTGATTGATACCTCCAATAACACATTTCCTGCTCGTCGCCGGTTTGGGCCATCAATTCGATCCATATCGAAGCCAATCCCGATTTTCCATGAAGTCTCAAACCATGAGAATTTCGGATTTCAACATCAAGCTCAACATCCGTATACCCTGAAGATCTGATAGAAGTTACCTTTTTGTCATACGTGAACGCTGATTCTTCAATGATTCTAGCTACACCAATTTTGTCGAGTTCTTTCATTTCGTTAATTTCAGGATGAAATAGTCCGTTTGATTCGACTTTTGAATCAGTTGGCTGAACAAAACCGTAGTCTGGATCTTCAACAGTAACATCAGCGATTGCCTCGGCCGTTTCAACAGTTTGGGCCAAGCTATTTGCATCAAGATTCGAGCTGAATGAAAATCCCATCTTGCCGTTTCTCACCAATCGGACGGCTATTCCAGAAATATCGGCCTTTTGAAAAAAATCAGTCTCGAGTTTCTTGGTCTGGCAGCGAAAGCTGGATGATGTCTGCCAAAAAATTTCCCATTGATCTAAGTTCTTCTTGCTTAAGATCTCTTCAGCTATGTCGATTGCGTCCACCATGTCCTGGTCCTCTTTCTAAAATCCCTTTTTGAGTATTCTACGACGATTATCGAATAATACGCTACCGATTAATGTTGACAAAAATCGATCCAAACATTAGAGATAGTGTTATAGAGGATAAAATGATTAATTATTCTAATTCATATTATTACTTTTATTTTAGCAAAAGGAGCGGACAGCGTCTTCGCTTAGGATGATAGGTATATCAAAAGTAAACTAAAGCGGAGCGCAAACTCCGCTTTTTTTATTTTTAAGAGGGAAATTCCAGGATGTTAGAAAATGTATCTGCGGAAAAATCTTCAATTAAGGATTCGTCGCTGAAGAAACTCAATATCACAGAACGCCTTGCGCTCATTGGCCTAATCCACGATGGAATTCGTCATGGCAGTGAAAACTCTCCGATAGCGTCGGACCTTTACGAAGAACTTTGGGATCTCGTCAACACAACAGTATCAGGCGCCAAAATTGATAAGTTGAATATTGGCAAAGCCAACAAAGGTTTCCGGACTTTGGAAATTAATTCAGAAGATGGCGCCAACCTGGGGCGATTGAACATGCTTTACCTGAACAAACCAATCCCCTGTTATTATCTGGTTTACGTTGAAGTCTCCCCACCATTTCGGAATAAAGGGCTCGGTAACTTAATTCTTCGAGAGTTCAAGGACTTCTTGATCGAAAAATCCGCCATTGGCGCCTTGGACAACATAATACCCTCCGATGACCCGACTTTTGAAATCTACAGGAAACTTGACTGGAAATCGTTCAGAGAAGTAACCGGCGGGCAGGAACGGGAAAATGGAATCGACGACGCTTACATGATTTACATCCCACCAGCATTTGATGGAAAGGATTTGAAAGACCCAATAATCAAGCTTGTTCATCACATAAAAAGAAAGCGCCCATCAATAGATATGCGGGACAACGAACAAATGGTTCAGCGAACCATCGAAGAGTTCAAAGATTTGTACCAGGCGTTGCTGATTTATTTTCGAGACCAGATTTATTCCGGTCAACATGATTCTCTGATGCGATTCATGTTTACTCGTTACATCACCAAATTATTGGGCTTTAGAAGAAGAATATCACAACTGTTAGGGTATACAGGCGGCGAATCCATGCAACAGATCTCCCTGGATTCTTCGATCCGAAACATGCCCGCCCAATCATACGGTCCGGCCGAACTTAAAAGTAGAACCTGCTTTTTTTCAGGGGATAGAGAACTCTGGTTACGTCTTCCTGAACAACTGAAATTCAACCCAGCCCGGTTCATTGAAGCGTTGCCCAATTACAAACGACCAAGTTTCATTGAGTGGTTGAAACGCAACGATAAGAATTCGGAAGACTCTCTAACTTTAGGGGATCTTCTTGACATAGGTTTTGATCCAACACGGCTCAAAGAGTTGGAAATTGATGGAGAGAGCTTCATTTTCGAGCGAACCCAGATTCGAGCCCTACCCCGCATGGAAAGCAAGAAAGAATTCCTGACAAACGCATCAAAGAATGAATCCCTTTTTCAGATAAGAAATACGCTCGTCCGCTTCAATCCTCCATTACTTATAATCCGGGATAGAGGCAACGCATACGTTCTAAGAAAGAAAGTGCCCGGCATCCATTGGGAAGAAGCTCTAGAACAACTTCAGACCACACCGGCCCTGAAGGAATTAAACAATCATCTGGGGCTGGAAAGAATCGTCACCAGAACTGTGTCAAAAGTTATGGAAAAGTTAAGATCCCGACTTAACGGGGTGGATGAAAATGTGGTCGATCCATCAGGAATATTTGTTTCGTGGGACTTAAAGATAAATCAGCCCCGAGTGCTGGTAGATATTTCCAACTCTCACCTGGAAACTGTGTGGGTTTCCTGATCATTTTCTCGTGTTTGTTTGACGCCGATAAAAAAAAGCCCGACCTTTTAGTCGGACTTTGGAGGGTATTAAAATTCAGGTCGGGCTATATAATGGGGGAAGTCAGGACCTGCTACCGGTGGTTACACTATCATTTCAGAATAGGAAGCCGACCTGCACAAAAGGGCCGCCTATGGATGTGTTAAACATATTTCGGTTATTGTCTTTTTCGAAGAAAGAATATCTGTAGCCGCCTTTTACAAATCCAAACCTACCGGTTTTGATCGGAATCATGTAGTTGAGGGCGGTTTCTGCGTCGAACCCAAAACAGTCGTTTAGGAACATCACGTCCGCTTTGCAACTCAGATTCAAGCTGTTTCCACGAATGTTCTTGAGACATTTGTCAAATTCTAGG
This window of the Desulfomonilaceae bacterium genome carries:
- a CDS encoding ASKHA domain-containing protein translates to MIKRIRVQFLPDNITIETQSGMSLLDAALEAGVFIPAACGGSGACAQCKVKVVEGEVYSESNEKIKPEERMEGFVLACKTKLVSNVTVEVPKAKVGRKVIPRDEAERMKSMARPMESPIIPELNPLTITAELNPQPPRLDDNTSDYERIIRTLKIEHGISPVTAPLEVLKSIPNEVREQNWHFSATLQPERLPGIQPLYRLLKVSSTAKTSLKTALAVDIGTTSLWGELVNIDTGEVLARASRYNPQISMGDDVISRIVFALKRDGSEKLQQSVVLGLNEIINETLELSRTTRDSINYMVAAGNTVMTHLFLGLNPKYLRQTPYVPVGQNIDPVPAVSLGLDMPEGSFVCVFPGVASYVGGDIVSGVLANGMWDSDAMTLFIDIGTNGEIVAGNRDMLMTASCSAGPAFEGGGLQHGMRAAPGAIEGVLIDPETFEPMIKTIDAKPAIGICGSGIINIISQMLRNGILNQNAKFAQDLGTERIRKGASGFEYVICRAAQSGLKEDITLSEVDLDNIIRAKGAMFSGYTCLLEKIGLSVEELDRVIIAGAFGSFINLDHAVTIGLLPDIPREKFSFIGNSSLKGARLAVMDYNLLEKSREIARAMMNVELSEDPAYMDNFMAALFLPHTRMQLFPSVKIGVQRQPQ
- a CDS encoding radical SAM protein, yielding MNLRVCEIFKSIQGESSFAGMPFVIVRMTGCNLRCSYCDTQYAWEEGREIELLDLIQLVRDFETKHVLLTGGEPLAQRGSLELANRLSLENFIVLVETNGSMDISPLAGNVIVIMDIKCPGSQQSHMMNWDNISALRPTDEVKFVLSDRADYEWAKEILSKYFADLPQRILMSAVFGKLSTSDLAGWILSDNLRVRLQLQLHKYIWPDQIRGV
- a CDS encoding DUF2062 domain-containing protein, whose translation is MTLQAWLVLPHLNLSNTKNFLRNILIGFKGFFVDPFVLSHNPPWFDARGVFVGLFIGTGIPLGAQTICLGLFRLAVRFNVILALAFTWVNNPLTVAPMYYGFYLIGSFVLNKPAVTDLQQFYLLITPVLQAKEILIAIRQFLALGSDIILSWFVGAFLTAIPLGFAGYFVTLRIQTSRAIKRASLTRISP
- the nth gene encoding endonuclease III gives rise to the protein MVWIVSTLLKGVGTVKTDIRKVVEILRKAVGAMRVPIVTEISQRKKSPFEVLMATILSLRTKDEVTRAASKRLFEVASTPMELLALEEGQIAALIFPVGFYKTKAKTLRSICDRLINDYDGKVPDDLDELLKLKGVGRKTANLVVTLGFGKLGVCVDTHVHRISNRLGYVKTRTPEQTEMVLREKLPVDYWIEYNDLLVTWGQNVCAPISPFCSRCAIFDYCERVGVKKSR
- the trpS gene encoding tryptophan--tRNA ligase, with the translated sequence MRVLSGIQPSGALHLGNYLAMMKPMISYMDRSLLFVFIVNLHAMTSVTDGERLAEGTLEAASDFLALGLDPDRSIFWVQSDVPEVVELSWILTCVTPMGLLERCHSYKDKIAKGISPNHGLFAYPVLMAADILLYQANVVPVGKDQKQHIEVTRDIAVKFNGVYGETFVVPDGEINDQVATVPGVDGQKMSKSYGNTIEIFLDEKALRKKVMSVKTDSTPVDQPKDPETCSLFQIYRHFASEDRVRDVKRMYIEGGASYGAIKKELVEILWEMFRSQRLEKKKLMADPGHIRSILADGARKAREIAFPTIEDVRKKVGIKY
- a CDS encoding carboxymuconolactone decarboxylase family protein, which translates into the protein MYLPEIFKQFVERHGEVADKFREVGELCSKAGRLDAKTQHLIQLGISVGAGSKGGVRSHARRALEAGASKDDLLQATLLSATIVGFPAMIAAYGWVQEMLPHAEKS
- a CDS encoding enoyl-CoA hydratase; amino-acid sequence: MDYKDIIVSASNSIGTITLNSPHTANALSKNMILEVTCALKTFRDEASTKVIIIKAAGRHFCSGHNLTEMIDGDVTEYKFIFRQCSDMMLLIHEISQIVIAQIHGVATAAGCQLAAQCDLSICTETARFATPGVKIGLFCSGPMVALSRAIGRKSALEMLMTGRFVSAKEAELYGLVNRITPEAELEKTTQDVAEAIAKSSPLTLAIGKKAFYAQIDMPENKAYDHATEVMTLNLMTQDAQNGIKAFLEKKNPVWQGR
- a CDS encoding tetratricopeptide repeat protein, with amino-acid sequence MISKAKLLNEKNNFAMAVRYLNEALKRSPKSVEAYLLRGEALDRMGLPMKALQDFNKYIGLRPNDLEGYIKRGDTNNFNHDPKAAIVDYDKALHFVPDSRSALLGRGMAYASLERYDLAIRDYESLLNKYPWDHEAWANLGIVYAHIGKKDQALQSFTKALKVEQNSEWRAKINRMMDELSVSSKSEKPKRKGPTRFPMNRDSRLW
- a CDS encoding TldD/PmbA family protein: MVDAIDIAEEILSKKNLDQWEIFWQTSSSFRCQTKKLETDFFQKADISGIAVRLVRNGKMGFSFSSNLDANSLAQTVETAEAIADVTVEDPDYGFVQPTDSKVESNGLFHPEINEMKELDKIGVARIIEESAFTYDKKVTSIRSSGYTDVELDVEIRNSHGLRLHGKSGLASIWIELMAQTGDEQEMCYWRYQSRNPRDLDPVRLAHIASDRAIKRLGGERISSMKCPVLIENIVAASFLETLSNTFLAESHFKKTASPRITIGVEVFSPLINIFDSGLDTDGAYAFPFDGEGTPARRTTVVGTGRIESLLSDSYHSRKMKASITGNCRRPGFDSTPFNGITNLFIQKGNLEIPDLMKELNSGIMITEVMGLHTANPITGDFSVGASGFLISGGQIVRPVKGIAIAGNLLDLFRKVIFLGSDFEFFGNVGAPSMVVEILAVSGQ